Proteins found in one Bacillus subtilis subsp. subtilis str. 168 genomic segment:
- the dnaEC gene encoding DNA polymerase III (alpha subunit), DnaE3 (Evidence 1a: Function from experimental evidences in the studied strain; PubMedId: 9799485, 9822387, 10354411, 14593098, 20122408, 22333191, 24106089, 29078353; Product type e: enzyme), whose product MSFVHLQVHSGYSLLNSAAAVEELVSEADRLGYASLALTDDHVMYGAIQFYKACKARGINPIIGLTASVFTDDSELEAYPLVLLAKSNTGYQNLLKISSVLQSKSKGGLKPKWLHSYREGIIAITPGEKGYIETLLEGGLFEQAAQASLEFQSIFGKGAFYFSYQPFKGNQVLSEQILKLSEETGIPVTATGDVHYIRKEDKAAYRCLKAIKAGEKLTDAPAEDLPDLDLKPLEEMQNIYREHPEALQASVEIAEQCRVDVSLGQTRLPSFPTPDGTSADDYLTDICMEGLRSRFGKPDERYLRRLQYELDVIKRMKFSDYFLIVWDFMKHAHEKGIVTGPGRGSAAGSLVAYVLYITDVDPIKHHLLFERFLNPERVSMPDIDIDFPDTRRDEVIQYVQQKYGAMHVAQIITFGTLAAKAALRDVGRVFGVSPKEADQLAKLIPSRPGMTLDEARQQSPQLDKRLRESSLLQQVYSIARKIEGLPRHASTHAAGVVLSEEPLTDVVPLQEGHEGIYLTQYAMDHLEDLGLLKMDFLGLRNLTLIESITSMIEKEENIKIDLSSISYSDDKTFSLLSKGDTTGIFQLESAGMRSVLKRLKPSGLEDIVAVNALYRPGPMENIPLFIDRKHGRAPVHYPHEDLRSILEDTYGVIVYQEQIMMIASRMAGFSLGEADLLRRAVSKKKKEILDRERSHFVEGCLKKEYSVDTANEVYDLIVKFANYGFNRSHAVAYSMIGCQLAYLKAHYPLYFMCGLLTSVIGNEDKISQYLYEAKGSGIRILPPSVNKSSFPFTVENGSVRYSLRAIKSVGVSAVKDIYKARKEKPFEDLFDFCFRVPSKSVNRKMLEALIFSGAMDEFGQNRATLLASIDVALEHAELFAADDDQMGLFLDESFSIKPKYVETEELPLVDLLAFEKETLGIYFSNHPLSAFRKQLTAQGAVSILQAQRAVKRQLSLGVLLSKIKTIRTKTGQNMAFLTLSDETGEMEAVVFPEQFRQLSPVLREGALLFTAGKCEVRQDKIQFIMSRAELLEDMDAEKAPSVYIKIESSQHSQEILAKIKRILLEHKGETGVYLYYERQKQTIKLPESFHINADHQVLYRLKELLGQKNVVLKQW is encoded by the coding sequence ATGTCTTTTGTTCACCTGCAAGTGCATAGCGGGTATAGCCTGCTAAACAGCGCCGCGGCTGTGGAAGAACTCGTCAGTGAAGCTGACAGGCTCGGATATGCGTCTTTGGCGCTGACAGATGATCATGTCATGTACGGAGCTATTCAATTTTATAAAGCTTGCAAGGCGAGAGGGATCAACCCAATAATCGGTTTGACGGCTTCTGTTTTTACAGATGACAGCGAGCTTGAAGCATACCCGCTCGTCCTGCTGGCAAAATCGAATACAGGCTATCAAAACCTGCTGAAAATCAGCAGCGTTCTGCAATCTAAATCAAAAGGCGGACTGAAGCCGAAATGGCTTCACAGTTATCGAGAAGGGATTATCGCAATAACGCCCGGCGAAAAAGGATATATTGAAACGCTTCTTGAAGGAGGGCTGTTCGAACAGGCTGCTCAAGCCTCGCTGGAATTTCAGTCTATATTCGGAAAGGGAGCTTTTTATTTCTCCTATCAGCCTTTTAAAGGGAATCAAGTCTTGTCTGAGCAGATTCTAAAGCTGTCAGAAGAAACGGGTATCCCTGTTACGGCCACAGGCGATGTGCATTACATAAGGAAGGAAGATAAGGCTGCCTACCGTTGTTTGAAAGCGATTAAAGCGGGGGAAAAACTGACGGATGCACCCGCTGAAGATTTGCCTGATCTCGATTTGAAACCACTCGAAGAAATGCAAAACATTTATCGAGAGCATCCCGAGGCACTGCAAGCTTCTGTAGAGATCGCGGAACAATGCCGGGTTGACGTCAGTCTCGGGCAGACCCGTCTACCGTCTTTTCCGACCCCAGACGGAACGTCCGCTGATGATTATTTAACGGATATCTGTATGGAGGGACTCCGCAGCCGTTTCGGCAAGCCTGATGAACGATACCTTCGCCGTCTTCAATATGAGCTTGATGTCATCAAGCGGATGAAGTTCAGCGATTACTTTCTGATCGTGTGGGATTTTATGAAGCACGCCCATGAAAAAGGGATTGTTACAGGACCGGGAAGGGGTTCTGCGGCGGGTTCTCTTGTGGCATATGTGCTGTATATCACAGATGTTGACCCGATTAAGCATCACCTTCTGTTTGAAAGATTTTTAAATCCCGAACGCGTCAGCATGCCGGATATTGATATTGACTTTCCCGATACTAGAAGGGATGAAGTCATTCAATATGTTCAGCAGAAATACGGTGCAATGCACGTCGCACAGATTATCACCTTTGGAACACTTGCGGCAAAGGCGGCGCTCCGGGACGTCGGCAGAGTATTCGGCGTCAGCCCGAAGGAGGCAGATCAGCTTGCAAAACTCATTCCTTCAAGACCGGGAATGACGCTGGATGAAGCGAGACAGCAGTCACCGCAGCTGGATAAGCGGCTTCGGGAGTCAAGCCTGCTTCAGCAAGTCTATTCAATTGCCCGGAAAATAGAAGGGCTGCCAAGGCATGCATCAACCCACGCAGCGGGCGTTGTCCTGAGTGAAGAACCGTTAACAGATGTTGTTCCGCTTCAAGAAGGGCATGAAGGGATCTATTTAACGCAATACGCGATGGACCATCTTGAAGACTTGGGCCTTTTAAAAATGGATTTCTTAGGTTTGAGGAATCTGACACTTATTGAATCCATCACTTCAATGATTGAAAAAGAAGAAAATATTAAAATAGACCTTTCAAGTATTTCCTACAGCGATGACAAAACGTTCTCCTTGCTGTCAAAAGGGGATACGACAGGCATTTTCCAGCTTGAATCTGCAGGGATGAGAAGCGTCTTGAAACGGCTGAAACCTTCGGGCCTAGAAGATATTGTGGCGGTCAATGCACTGTACCGGCCGGGTCCGATGGAAAATATTCCGTTATTTATCGACCGTAAACACGGTCGGGCGCCTGTTCACTATCCTCATGAAGATTTAAGGAGCATTTTGGAAGATACATATGGCGTCATTGTGTATCAGGAACAAATTATGATGATTGCTTCCCGTATGGCGGGGTTTTCTTTAGGCGAAGCGGACCTATTGAGAAGGGCGGTCAGCAAAAAGAAAAAAGAAATCCTGGACAGAGAGCGAAGCCATTTTGTTGAAGGGTGCTTAAAAAAGGAGTATTCTGTAGACACTGCAAATGAGGTCTACGATTTAATCGTCAAATTCGCAAACTATGGCTTTAACAGAAGCCATGCGGTGGCATACAGCATGATCGGGTGCCAGCTTGCGTATTTGAAAGCTCATTATCCGTTATATTTTATGTGCGGATTGCTGACAAGCGTCATTGGCAATGAGGATAAAATCTCTCAATATCTTTACGAAGCAAAGGGGAGCGGGATTCGTATCCTTCCTCCGTCAGTGAATAAAAGCAGTTTTCCGTTTACAGTTGAAAACGGATCTGTCAGATACAGCCTCCGCGCGATAAAAAGTGTAGGCGTCTCAGCAGTCAAAGATATATATAAAGCAAGAAAAGAGAAACCATTTGAAGATCTTTTCGATTTCTGCTTTCGCGTGCCGTCAAAAAGCGTAAATCGCAAAATGCTTGAAGCACTTATCTTTTCTGGTGCGATGGACGAATTCGGCCAAAACCGGGCCACGCTGCTCGCATCCATTGATGTTGCTTTGGAACATGCTGAGCTATTCGCCGCGGACGATGACCAAATGGGATTGTTTTTAGATGAATCGTTTTCAATTAAGCCGAAGTATGTGGAGACGGAGGAGCTTCCTCTGGTGGATTTACTTGCGTTTGAAAAGGAAACGCTTGGCATTTATTTTTCAAATCATCCCCTCTCCGCCTTCCGAAAACAGCTCACTGCGCAAGGAGCAGTCTCCATTCTGCAGGCTCAGCGGGCAGTCAAAAGGCAGCTTTCACTAGGCGTTCTGCTGTCGAAGATCAAAACGATTCGGACGAAAACAGGTCAAAACATGGCGTTTTTAACGCTCAGTGATGAAACCGGCGAGATGGAAGCCGTAGTCTTCCCTGAACAATTCAGACAGCTTTCTCCCGTTTTAAGAGAAGGCGCTCTTTTGTTCACTGCGGGGAAATGTGAAGTTAGACAAGATAAGATCCAATTCATCATGTCCCGGGCAGAATTATTAGAAGATATGGATGCAGAAAAAGCGCCATCGGTTTATATAAAAATAGAAAGCAGTCAGCACAGCCAGGAGATCCTGGCAAAGATTAAGCGCATTTTGCTGGAGCATAAAGGGGAAACAGGCGTTTATCTCTATTATGAAAGGCAAAAACAGACGATTAAGCTACCTGAGTCGTTCCATATCAATGCAGATCACCAGGTGTTATATCGCTTAAAAGAGCTGTTGGGTCAAAAAAACGTCGTTTTAAAACAGTGGTAA
- the ytrH gene encoding membrane protein involved in a sporulation process (Evidence 1a: Function from experimental evidences in the studied strain; PubMedId: 12662922, 15547282, 26735940; Product type ph: phenotype), with protein MDQEAGFMVNFINSYFIALGVLIGGALIGGLGAYLAGEPPLTAITKLANRLKIWALVAAIGGTFDAVYSFERGILEGNTRDIFKQLLLIISAMGGAQSGWLIISWLTQEHLSS; from the coding sequence ATGGATCAGGAAGCAGGATTTATGGTGAATTTTATCAATAGCTACTTCATTGCGTTAGGGGTGCTGATCGGGGGCGCACTCATCGGAGGGCTCGGAGCATACTTGGCAGGCGAACCCCCGCTTACAGCCATTACAAAGCTTGCCAACCGGTTAAAAATATGGGCGCTTGTCGCAGCTATCGGAGGCACCTTTGATGCGGTATACAGCTTTGAACGCGGCATACTCGAAGGCAATACGAGAGATATCTTTAAACAGCTTCTTTTAATTATTTCGGCCATGGGGGGCGCGCAAAGCGGCTGGCTTATTATATCATGGCTGACCCAGGAGCATCTTTCTTCATGA